Proteins encoded in a region of the Mycolicibacterium duvalii genome:
- a CDS encoding pyridoxamine 5'-phosphate oxidase family protein: MTPLAQIAPAFVAMAHSIVWASVATVDADGKPRTRVLHPIWEWDGTDLFGWVATVPTPIKRAHLAVHPDVSVNYWTPSHDTCSAECLVEWYRDDETRTAVWEKFATGPEPVGYDPAIIPMWADGPTSDAFAVLRLAPYRLRVMPGTVMMQGRGEVLRWHAS; the protein is encoded by the coding sequence GTGACACCGCTGGCACAGATCGCCCCCGCCTTCGTGGCCATGGCCCATTCGATCGTGTGGGCGTCGGTGGCCACCGTGGACGCCGACGGCAAGCCCCGAACGCGCGTTCTGCACCCGATCTGGGAGTGGGACGGCACCGACCTGTTCGGTTGGGTCGCCACCGTGCCGACGCCGATCAAGCGCGCGCATCTGGCGGTGCACCCGGACGTGTCGGTGAACTACTGGACCCCCAGTCACGACACCTGTTCGGCGGAATGCCTCGTCGAGTGGTATCGCGACGACGAAACCCGCACCGCGGTCTGGGAGAAATTCGCGACCGGGCCGGAGCCGGTCGGCTACGACCCGGCGATCATCCCGATGTGGGCCGACGGTCCGACCTCCGACGCCTTCGCCGTGTTACGGCTCGCGCCCTACCGGCTGCGGGTCATGCCCGGCACCGTCATGATGCAGGGCCGCGGCGAGGTGCTGCGGTGGCACGCATCGTGA
- a CDS encoding TetR/AcrR family transcriptional regulator, which produces MSGADRAATEILDAAILEFERHGFRRVALDDVARRAGVSRTTIYRRFANKDELVGAVIERENVRLFADIAAELKQAEPQSNVYVEAFTLSILKFRRHRVLNQMFTDEPGLVLELAGRYHRAAIDRMAEALRMIFPAGFAERIGAEAVDELADCILRYAAMVLLLPSAQPLETAEDIRAFARQHFLPSLPVALRTVVV; this is translated from the coding sequence ATGAGCGGGGCTGACCGGGCCGCGACCGAGATCCTCGACGCGGCCATTCTGGAGTTCGAGCGGCACGGCTTCCGCCGGGTCGCCCTCGACGACGTTGCGCGCCGTGCCGGAGTCAGCCGCACCACGATCTACCGCCGCTTCGCCAACAAAGACGAGCTCGTCGGCGCGGTGATCGAACGCGAGAACGTCCGCCTGTTCGCCGACATCGCCGCCGAGCTCAAGCAGGCCGAGCCGCAGTCCAACGTCTACGTCGAGGCCTTCACGCTCTCGATCCTGAAGTTTCGGCGCCACCGGGTGCTCAACCAGATGTTCACCGATGAACCTGGTTTGGTGCTCGAACTGGCGGGCCGCTACCACCGTGCCGCGATCGACCGGATGGCCGAGGCGCTGCGGATGATCTTCCCGGCGGGCTTCGCCGAGCGCATCGGCGCCGAGGCCGTCGACGAGCTGGCCGACTGCATCCTGCGCTACGCGGCGATGGTGCTGTTGCTGCCCAGCGCCCAGCCCCTGGAGACCGCCGAGGACATCCGCGCCTTCGCCCGCCAGCACTTTCTGCCCAGCCTCCCGGTGGCGCTGCGCACCGTTGTCGTCTGA
- a CDS encoding oxygenase MpaB family protein, translating to MTELAENTEHLEDALPLGPESLVWRYFGDNRMYLIGPRPAVLQNMLAELGQGVYDHSTFFADTAERLKRTIPPIFNTVYGTDEHNAGTQVRDFHVTVKGDMPGPDGQPAGRYHALDPDTYFWAHATFVEQIYYFADTFVKRLTDAEREQIWQESKTWYRRYGVSDRPMPATYHEFERYWDRMMNEVVVAHQTARYGVGYVTKGFPKPKAVHPLVWKLVAPVFNPLAAFLTTGGLPPRARTLLELPWTDRQERRYQRFAAFWRSRPVNWLWDRLPMKVRYNGYAVRAYERG from the coding sequence ATGACGGAGTTGGCGGAGAACACCGAACACCTCGAAGACGCGCTGCCGCTGGGGCCGGAGTCACTGGTCTGGCGCTACTTCGGCGACAACCGGATGTACCTGATCGGCCCGCGCCCGGCCGTGCTGCAGAACATGCTCGCCGAGCTCGGGCAGGGCGTGTACGACCATTCGACGTTCTTCGCCGACACCGCCGAGCGCCTCAAGCGGACCATCCCGCCGATCTTCAACACCGTCTACGGCACCGACGAGCACAACGCCGGCACCCAGGTTCGGGACTTCCACGTCACGGTCAAGGGCGACATGCCCGGCCCCGACGGGCAACCGGCCGGCCGCTACCACGCGCTGGATCCCGACACCTACTTCTGGGCGCACGCGACCTTCGTCGAGCAGATCTACTACTTCGCCGACACGTTCGTGAAGCGGCTCACCGACGCCGAGCGGGAACAGATCTGGCAGGAGTCCAAGACGTGGTATCGCCGCTACGGCGTCAGCGACCGGCCGATGCCGGCCACCTACCACGAGTTCGAGCGGTATTGGGACCGGATGATGAACGAGGTCGTGGTCGCCCACCAGACCGCCCGCTACGGCGTCGGCTACGTCACCAAGGGCTTCCCGAAACCCAAGGCCGTGCACCCGCTGGTGTGGAAGCTCGTCGCCCCGGTGTTCAACCCGCTGGCGGCGTTCCTGACCACCGGCGGGCTGCCGCCGCGGGCACGCACTCTGCTGGAACTGCCCTGGACTGACCGGCAGGAGCGGCGCTATCAGCGCTTCGCGGCGTTCTGGCGGTCGCGGCCGGTGAACTGGCTGTGGGACCGGCTGCCGATGAAGGTGCGCTACAACGGATACGCCGTCCGAGCCTATGAGCGGGGCTGA
- a CDS encoding SDR family NAD(P)-dependent oxidoreductase translates to MTNYFRGKVSVVTGAASGIGQAIAEALLDHGAIVVLTDFDADRLAAVAEGLGMHDGRVHAAVVDVTDQHQVQVTVEHAAEEHGSLDFLFNNAGVGATMPIGAATLEHWRRIVDLNLWGVIYGVHAAVPIMARQGSGHIVNTASLAGLVPFPYQSLYCTTKYGVVGLSESLRYELAADGIRVSVVCPGNVISRIFGTPVIGQPFEAEPPEDSIPAEEAARLILAGVAAGDGIIAFPEKPRDLWRLYASDPDRAERYLQEVARQRRAAFAAGDAGAVFRATQTAGGS, encoded by the coding sequence ATGACCAACTACTTCCGCGGCAAGGTCAGCGTCGTGACCGGTGCGGCGTCGGGGATCGGGCAGGCGATCGCCGAGGCACTGCTCGACCACGGTGCCATCGTGGTCCTGACCGACTTCGACGCCGACCGGCTCGCGGCCGTCGCCGAGGGGTTGGGCATGCACGACGGCCGGGTGCATGCGGCCGTGGTCGACGTCACCGACCAGCACCAGGTGCAGGTGACCGTCGAGCATGCGGCCGAGGAACACGGTTCCCTCGATTTCCTATTCAACAACGCCGGTGTGGGCGCCACGATGCCCATCGGTGCGGCGACGCTCGAACACTGGCGGCGCATCGTCGACCTGAACCTGTGGGGCGTCATCTACGGCGTGCACGCCGCGGTGCCGATCATGGCACGTCAGGGCAGCGGCCACATCGTCAACACCGCCTCGCTGGCCGGCCTGGTCCCATTTCCCTACCAATCGCTTTACTGCACAACAAAATACGGCGTCGTAGGACTGTCGGAGTCGTTGCGCTACGAACTGGCCGCCGATGGGATCCGGGTCTCGGTGGTGTGCCCGGGCAACGTGATCAGCCGGATCTTCGGCACGCCGGTCATCGGTCAGCCGTTCGAGGCCGAACCGCCCGAGGACTCGATCCCGGCCGAGGAGGCCGCGCGACTCATCCTGGCCGGGGTCGCCGCCGGGGACGGCATCATCGCGTTTCCGGAGAAGCCGCGCGATCTGTGGCGGTTGTACGCGTCGGACCCGGACAGGGCAGAGAGGTATCTGCAGGAGGTGGCCAGGCAGCGGCGGGCCGCGTTTGCGGCCGGCGACGCCGGGGCGGTCTTCCGTGCGACGCAGACCGCCGGCGGTAGTTGA
- a CDS encoding DUF3093 domain-containing protein — translation MTETTGQTEVLFYEQGASWLWVLAGPGAGAAMALIQLSAGYGIQWVVPGLFFVLVTLFLSIQVKAARIHTSVELTPEKLRQGTEVTLVDEIVRVYPEATGSETPKWQYARALGELTGVPRGRTGIGLRLTNDRTAQAWARKHAQLRAALTNLLEERIPPESAP, via the coding sequence ATGACCGAGACCACCGGCCAGACCGAGGTGCTGTTCTACGAGCAAGGCGCGAGCTGGCTGTGGGTGCTGGCCGGACCGGGCGCCGGTGCGGCGATGGCGCTGATCCAGTTGTCGGCCGGTTACGGCATCCAGTGGGTGGTGCCCGGGCTGTTCTTCGTGCTGGTGACCCTCTTCCTGAGCATCCAGGTCAAGGCGGCGCGGATTCACACCTCGGTCGAACTCACCCCCGAGAAACTGCGGCAGGGCACCGAGGTGACCCTGGTCGACGAGATCGTGCGCGTCTACCCGGAAGCCACCGGTTCGGAGACGCCGAAGTGGCAGTACGCCCGGGCCCTCGGTGAGCTCACCGGTGTGCCGCGGGGGCGCACCGGCATCGGGCTGCGGCTGACCAACGACCGGACCGCCCAGGCCTGGGCCCGCAAGCACGCGCAGCTCCGCGCGGCGCTGACCAACCTGCTCGAGGAGCGCATCCCGCCGGAGTCTGCCCCGTGA
- the hemB gene encoding porphobilinogen synthase, whose amino-acid sequence MSFPSHRPRRLRTTAAMRRLVSETTVQPRHLVLPMFVADGLDEPRPIESMPGVVQHTRDSLRRAADEAVRLGVGGLMLFGVPRESDKDGDGSVGVRPDGILNVALRDLAADLGDTTVLMADTCLDEFTDHGHCGIVDASGRVDNDATNRRYIELAVAQADSGAHVVGPSGMMDGQVAAIREGLDAAGFTDTAILAYAAKFASGFYGPFREAVASSLQGDRRTYQQDPGNTREAIREIELDLAEGADFVMVKPAMAYLDVVRAAAEISTVPVAAYQVSGEYSMICAAAAKGWIDLDTVVAESLTSIRRAGADIVLTYWAADVARRLS is encoded by the coding sequence ATGAGCTTTCCGAGCCACCGCCCCCGGAGGCTGCGGACCACGGCGGCCATGCGCCGCCTGGTCAGCGAGACCACCGTGCAGCCGAGGCATCTCGTGTTGCCGATGTTCGTGGCCGACGGACTGGACGAACCGCGGCCGATCGAGTCCATGCCCGGGGTGGTGCAGCACACCCGCGACTCGCTGCGCCGCGCCGCCGACGAGGCGGTCCGCCTCGGGGTCGGTGGGCTGATGCTATTCGGAGTGCCGCGCGAGTCCGACAAGGACGGTGACGGGTCGGTCGGAGTGCGCCCCGACGGCATCCTCAACGTCGCGCTGCGCGACCTGGCCGCCGATCTCGGGGATACCACGGTGCTGATGGCCGACACGTGCCTCGACGAGTTCACCGATCACGGGCACTGCGGGATCGTGGACGCCTCAGGACGCGTCGACAATGACGCGACCAACCGCCGCTACATCGAACTAGCTGTGGCGCAGGCGGATTCAGGTGCCCACGTGGTGGGGCCGAGCGGGATGATGGACGGTCAGGTCGCCGCGATCCGGGAGGGTCTGGACGCGGCCGGGTTCACCGACACCGCGATCCTGGCCTACGCGGCGAAGTTCGCATCCGGCTTCTACGGCCCGTTCCGCGAGGCGGTGGCCTCGAGCCTGCAGGGCGATCGCCGTACCTACCAACAAGATCCGGGCAACACCCGCGAGGCGATCCGGGAGATCGAGCTCGATCTCGCCGAGGGTGCGGACTTCGTGATGGTCAAACCCGCGATGGCCTACCTCGACGTGGTGCGGGCGGCCGCCGAGATCTCCACGGTTCCGGTGGCGGCCTACCAGGTCTCCGGCGAGTACTCGATGATCTGCGCCGCCGCGGCCAAAGGCTGGATCGACCTGGACACCGTGGTGGCCGAATCGCTGACCTCGATCCGGCGCGCCGGTGCGGACATCGTGCTGACGTACTGGGCCGCCGACGTGGCCCGCCGGCTGTCGTGA
- a CDS encoding uroporphyrinogen-III synthase gives MSLRGRKGKPGRITFVGSGPGDPGLLTTRARAVLANAALVFTDPDVPEAVLGLVGTELPPPSGPLPDVAAGATKTDDADGAKGAAEPMIPGGPDVRPALGDPTEVAKTLATEARTGVDVVRLVAGDPLSVDSVITEVNALARTQLAFEIVPGLPGTTAVPTYAGLPLGSSHTVADVRDPDVDWAALAAAPGPLILHATASHLPEAARTLIEYGLAESTPAVVTGNGTTCQQRSVETTLAGLLDKAVLDKPALAEPAGPLTGTLVVTIGRTVSHRAKLNWWESRALYGWTVLVPRTKDQAGEMSDRLVTHGALPIEVPTIAVEPPRSPAQMERAVKGLVDGRFQWVVFTSTNAVRAVWEKFNEFGLDARAFSGVKIACVGQATADRVRAFGINPELVPSGEQSSLGLLDDFPPYDDVFDPVNRVLLPRADIATETLAEGLRERGWEIEDVTAYRTVRAAPPPAHTREMIKTGGFDAVCFTSSSTVRNLVGIAGKPHARTIVACIGPKTAETAAEFGLRVDVQPEVAAVGPLVEALAEHAARLRAEGALPPPRKKSRRR, from the coding sequence ATGAGCTTGCGAGGACGCAAGGGCAAGCCCGGCCGCATCACGTTCGTCGGCTCCGGGCCCGGTGATCCGGGCCTGTTGACCACACGAGCCCGCGCGGTGCTGGCCAACGCCGCCCTGGTGTTCACCGATCCCGACGTGCCCGAGGCGGTCCTGGGGCTGGTGGGCACCGAATTGCCGCCGCCGTCGGGCCCGCTGCCCGACGTGGCCGCCGGTGCGACCAAGACCGACGACGCCGACGGCGCCAAGGGCGCCGCCGAGCCGATGATTCCCGGTGGCCCCGATGTGCGCCCGGCCCTGGGCGACCCCACCGAGGTCGCCAAGACGCTGGCCACCGAAGCCCGTACCGGGGTCGACGTGGTGCGCCTGGTCGCCGGTGATCCGCTGTCGGTGGATTCGGTGATCACCGAGGTCAACGCGCTGGCGCGGACCCAACTGGCTTTCGAGATCGTGCCCGGCCTGCCCGGCACCACCGCAGTGCCCACCTACGCGGGTCTGCCGCTGGGTTCCTCGCACACGGTCGCCGACGTGCGGGATCCCGACGTGGACTGGGCGGCGCTGGCCGCCGCTCCCGGCCCGCTGATCCTGCACGCCACCGCATCGCATCTGCCCGAGGCGGCGCGCACCCTGATCGAATACGGATTGGCCGAGTCCACCCCGGCGGTGGTGACCGGCAACGGCACCACCTGCCAGCAGCGGTCGGTGGAGACCACGCTGGCCGGTCTGCTCGACAAGGCGGTGCTCGACAAGCCGGCGCTGGCCGAGCCCGCCGGTCCGCTGACCGGAACGCTGGTGGTCACCATCGGGCGCACCGTCTCCCACCGGGCGAAGCTCAACTGGTGGGAGAGCCGCGCGCTGTACGGCTGGACCGTGTTGGTGCCGCGCACCAAGGATCAGGCCGGGGAGATGAGCGACCGGCTGGTCACCCACGGCGCGCTGCCCATCGAGGTGCCCACCATCGCCGTGGAACCCCCGCGCAGCCCGGCCCAGATGGAAAGAGCCGTCAAGGGTTTGGTGGACGGCCGGTTCCAGTGGGTGGTGTTCACCTCCACCAACGCGGTGCGTGCGGTGTGGGAGAAGTTCAACGAGTTCGGTCTGGATGCCCGCGCGTTCTCCGGTGTGAAGATCGCCTGCGTCGGTCAGGCGACTGCCGATCGGGTCCGCGCCTTCGGCATCAACCCCGAGCTGGTGCCCAGCGGCGAACAGTCCTCGCTCGGGCTGCTCGACGACTTCCCGCCCTACGACGACGTTTTCGATCCGGTGAACCGGGTGCTGCTGCCCCGCGCCGACATCGCCACCGAGACCCTGGCCGAGGGCCTGCGGGAACGCGGCTGGGAGATCGAGGATGTCACCGCCTACCGGACGGTGCGTGCGGCCCCGCCGCCGGCGCACACCCGCGAGATGATCAAGACGGGCGGCTTCGACGCGGTCTGCTTCACGTCCAGCTCGACGGTGCGCAATCTCGTCGGCATCGCCGGAAAGCCGCACGCCCGCACCATCGTTGCGTGCATCGGGCCCAAGACCGCCGAGACGGCTGCGGAATTCGGCCTGCGCGTCGATGTGCAGCCCGAGGTGGCCGCGGTCGGTCCGCTGGTCGAGGCGCTCGCCGAGCACGCCGCCCGGTTGCGGGCCGAAGGGGCCCTGCCCCCGCCGCGCAAGAAGAGCCGTCGCCGCTAG
- the hemC gene encoding hydroxymethylbilane synthase yields MIRLGTRGSLLATTQAGTVRDALIAAGHPAELVIVSTEGDRRATEAIADIGVGVFTAALREAIADGTVDAAVHSYKDLPTAADPRFTIAAVPPREDARDALVARDGMVLGELPVGSVIGTSSPRRAAQLRALGLGLEIRPLRGNLDTRLSRVSRGELDAIVVARAGLSRIGRVNVITETLEPVQMLPAPAQGALAVECRAGDTDLVKVLAQLDDADTRAAVTAERTLLAELEAGCSAPVGAIAEVVESIDEEGRVFEELSLRGCVATLDGSDVIRASGIGTADRARELGLSVAEELFELGARDLLDEGGRDT; encoded by the coding sequence GTGATCCGTCTGGGAACCCGCGGTAGCCTGCTGGCCACCACCCAGGCCGGAACCGTGCGTGACGCGCTGATCGCGGCCGGCCATCCCGCCGAACTGGTGATCGTCTCCACCGAAGGGGACCGGCGCGCCACCGAGGCGATCGCCGACATCGGCGTCGGGGTGTTCACCGCGGCGCTGCGCGAGGCCATCGCCGACGGCACCGTCGACGCGGCTGTGCACTCCTACAAGGACCTGCCCACCGCGGCCGACCCGCGGTTCACCATCGCCGCGGTTCCCCCGCGTGAGGACGCCCGAGATGCACTGGTGGCCCGCGACGGAATGGTGCTGGGAGAACTGCCGGTGGGGTCGGTGATCGGCACGTCCTCCCCGCGGCGGGCGGCACAGCTTAGAGCACTGGGTCTCGGTTTGGAAATCCGCCCCCTACGAGGCAACCTAGATACCAGGTTGAGCAGGGTAAGCCGCGGTGAACTCGACGCGATCGTGGTGGCCCGTGCGGGGCTGTCCCGCATTGGCCGCGTCAACGTCATCACTGAGACGTTGGAGCCGGTCCAGATGTTGCCGGCGCCGGCGCAGGGAGCGTTGGCCGTCGAGTGCCGTGCCGGCGACACCGACCTGGTGAAGGTGTTGGCGCAGTTGGACGATGCCGACACCCGCGCCGCGGTCACCGCCGAGCGAACCCTGCTGGCCGAACTGGAGGCGGGATGTTCCGCACCGGTGGGCGCGATCGCCGAGGTGGTCGAGTCGATCGATGAGGAGGGTCGCGTCTTCGAAGAGCTGTCGCTGCGCGGCTGCGTGGCGACGCTGGACGGATCCGACGTGATCCGCGCGTCCGGAATCGGGACCGCCGATCGGGCACGGGAGCTGGGGCTCTCGGTGGCCGAGGAGTTGTTCGAGCTGGGGGCACGCGATCTGTTGGACGAAGGCGGGAGAGACACATGA
- a CDS encoding glutamyl-tRNA reductase translates to MSVLLFGVSHRSAPVSVLEQMSTDEADQAKIIDEILRSALVTEAMVLSTCNRIEVYAVVEAFHGGLSVIGQVLAEHSGMSLQDLTKYAYVRYAEAAVEHLFAVASGLDSAVIGEQQVLGQVRRAYATAESNHTVGRTLHELSQRALSVGKRVHTETGIDAAGASVVSVALDIAERKLGSLTGRRAVVVGAGSMGALAAKQLLRAGVERIHVVNRTLPRAKRLAENINEQGIAAEAFPFDHLPPLLTDADVIVSCTGAVRPVVSLADVHRGLAHSAERKQLVFCDLGMPRDVDPTVAGLPDVHVIDMERIQREPSARAAASDAEAARTIVAAEVALYLAGQRMAEVTPTVTALRQRAADVVEAELLRLDNRLPGLDAAHRDEVAKTVRRVVDKLLHAPTVRVKQLASAPGGDSYAEALRELFELDQQAVDAVAAGELPLDGLDINAVNGSEISVVTTDFDTSE, encoded by the coding sequence ATGAGCGTACTGCTTTTCGGGGTGTCGCACCGCAGCGCGCCGGTGTCCGTGCTCGAGCAGATGAGCACCGACGAGGCCGATCAGGCCAAGATCATCGACGAGATCCTGCGGTCGGCGCTGGTCACCGAGGCGATGGTGCTGTCCACCTGCAACCGCATCGAGGTCTACGCGGTCGTGGAGGCGTTCCACGGCGGCCTGTCGGTGATCGGGCAGGTGCTCGCCGAACACTCGGGCATGTCGCTGCAGGACCTGACCAAGTACGCCTATGTGCGCTACGCCGAGGCCGCCGTCGAGCACTTGTTCGCGGTCGCCAGCGGGCTGGACTCCGCGGTCATCGGCGAACAGCAGGTGCTGGGCCAGGTGCGGCGCGCCTACGCCACCGCCGAGTCCAACCACACCGTGGGACGCACCCTCCACGAGCTGTCGCAGCGTGCACTGTCGGTGGGCAAACGCGTGCACACCGAGACCGGTATCGATGCGGCCGGCGCCTCGGTGGTGTCGGTCGCACTCGACATCGCCGAACGCAAGCTGGGCTCGCTGACCGGCCGCCGCGCCGTGGTGGTGGGTGCCGGTTCGATGGGCGCGCTGGCCGCCAAGCAGCTGCTGCGCGCCGGGGTCGAGCGCATCCATGTCGTCAACCGCACGCTGCCACGGGCCAAGCGGCTGGCCGAGAACATCAACGAGCAGGGCATCGCCGCGGAAGCCTTCCCGTTCGACCACCTGCCGCCGCTGCTGACCGACGCCGACGTCATCGTCAGCTGCACCGGAGCGGTGCGGCCGGTGGTGTCGCTGGCCGACGTGCACCGCGGTCTCGCGCACAGCGCCGAGCGCAAGCAACTGGTGTTCTGCGACCTGGGGATGCCCCGCGACGTCGACCCCACCGTCGCCGGCCTTCCCGACGTGCACGTCATCGACATGGAGCGCATCCAGCGCGAGCCCTCCGCGCGGGCGGCCGCGTCGGACGCCGAAGCCGCCCGCACCATCGTCGCCGCCGAGGTGGCCCTCTACCTGGCCGGACAGCGCATGGCCGAGGTCACCCCGACGGTCACGGCCTTGCGTCAACGCGCCGCCGACGTCGTCGAGGCCGAGTTGCTGCGGTTGGACAACCGGCTCCCCGGGCTGGATGCGGCCCACCGCGACGAGGTCGCCAAGACGGTGCGCCGCGTGGTCGACAAGCTCTTGCACGCCCCGACGGTGCGCGTCAAACAACTGGCCAGCGCCCCCGGCGGGGACAGCTACGCCGAGGCGCTGCGCGAACTCTTCGAACTCGACCAGCAGGCGGTCGACGCCGTGGCCGCCGGCGAGCTGCCGCTCGACGGCCTGGACATCAATGCCGTCAACGGCAGCGAAATATCGGTGGTGACAACAGATTTCGACACGTCCGAGTGA
- a CDS encoding glutaredoxin family protein, with the protein MDRRVQLLTRQGCPMCAAAAARLAELAGELGFTLTVTDVDDAAAAGQTALRAEFGDRLPVVLLDGAEHSYWEIDEPRLRADLGC; encoded by the coding sequence GTGGATCGGCGCGTGCAGTTGCTCACCCGGCAGGGGTGTCCGATGTGCGCGGCCGCCGCCGCGCGGCTGGCGGAACTGGCCGGCGAGCTGGGCTTCACCCTGACCGTCACCGACGTCGACGACGCCGCCGCGGCCGGTCAGACCGCGCTGCGCGCGGAGTTCGGTGATCGGCTGCCGGTGGTGCTGCTCGACGGAGCCGAACACAGCTACTGGGAGATCGACGAGCCCCGGCTGCGGGCGGATCTGGGCTGCTGA
- a CDS encoding HAD family hydrolase: MEGGIVDRAQELAGQASAEAAVLGLAEEAAGPPPPPPDLTAAAFFDVDNTLVHGSSLVHFARGLAAREFFTYSDLARFALAQAKFQLTGRENSDDVAAGRRKALAFIEGRSTAELVALGEEIYDEIIADKIWPGTRALAQMHLDAGQQVWLVTATPYELAETIARRLGLTGALGTVAESVDGVFTGRLVGDILHGVGKAHAVRSLAIREGLNLRRCTAYSDSFNDVPMLSLVGTAVAINPDAHLRDLARQRGWEIRDFRTARKAARIGVPSALALGAAGGALAAAVSRRDRH; this comes from the coding sequence ATGGAGGGCGGGATCGTCGACCGGGCGCAGGAATTGGCCGGTCAGGCCAGTGCCGAGGCTGCTGTTCTCGGGCTGGCCGAGGAGGCCGCGGGCCCGCCGCCCCCGCCCCCCGATCTGACCGCCGCGGCGTTCTTCGACGTCGACAACACCCTGGTGCACGGGTCGTCGCTGGTGCACTTCGCCCGCGGACTGGCGGCGCGCGAGTTCTTCACCTACTCCGATCTCGCCCGGTTCGCCCTCGCGCAGGCGAAATTCCAGCTCACCGGCCGCGAGAACAGCGACGACGTGGCTGCCGGCCGGCGCAAGGCGCTGGCGTTCATCGAGGGCCGATCGACCGCCGAGCTGGTCGCTCTCGGTGAGGAGATCTACGACGAGATCATCGCCGACAAGATCTGGCCCGGCACCCGGGCGCTGGCGCAGATGCACCTCGACGCGGGCCAGCAGGTGTGGTTGGTGACGGCGACGCCCTATGAGCTGGCGGAGACCATCGCGCGGCGGCTCGGGCTGACCGGTGCCCTGGGCACCGTGGCCGAGTCGGTCGACGGGGTGTTCACCGGTCGCCTGGTCGGCGACATCCTGCACGGTGTGGGCAAGGCACACGCGGTTCGCTCCCTGGCCATCCGCGAGGGATTGAACCTGCGCCGCTGCACCGCCTACTCCGACAGTTTCAACGACGTGCCGATGCTGTCGCTGGTCGGCACCGCGGTGGCCATCAATCCCGACGCCCACCTTCGCGACCTGGCCCGTCAGCGCGGCTGGGAGATCCGCGACTTCCGCACCGCGCGCAAGGCCGCGCGGATCGGGGTGCCCTCGGCGCTCGCCCTCGGCGCTGCGGGCGGGGCGCTGGCCGCCGCGGTGTCCCGGCGCGACCGCCACTGA
- a CDS encoding FAS1-like dehydratase domain-containing protein: MSIAANIIGTHYRYPDYFEVDREKIREFARAVKDDHPAHYDEAAAEECGHDALIASLTFLAVAGRRVQLEIFNQFDVPINMERVLHRDQKIRFHRPILAGDKLFFDSYLDSVTESHGAIVTEVRGEVTDEHGEPVLTSIVTVMGEAQSDTEADEISDRIASARDEALRKMVAKQTAQAD; this comes from the coding sequence ATGAGCATCGCCGCGAACATCATCGGGACCCACTACCGGTACCCGGACTACTTCGAGGTCGACCGCGAGAAGATCCGCGAGTTCGCCCGCGCGGTCAAAGACGACCACCCGGCGCACTACGACGAGGCCGCCGCCGAGGAGTGCGGTCACGACGCCCTGATCGCCTCGCTGACGTTCCTCGCGGTCGCCGGGCGGCGGGTGCAGCTGGAGATCTTCAACCAGTTCGACGTGCCCATCAACATGGAACGGGTGCTCCACCGCGACCAGAAGATCAGGTTCCACCGACCGATCCTGGCGGGCGACAAGCTGTTCTTCGACTCCTACCTGGACTCGGTGACCGAGAGCCACGGCGCCATCGTGACCGAGGTCCGAGGTGAGGTCACCGACGAGCACGGCGAGCCCGTCCTCACCAGCATCGTCACGGTGATGGGAGAGGCCCAGTCCGACACCGAGGCCGACGAGATCAGCGACCGGATCGCCTCCGCGCGCGACGAAGCGCTGCGGAAGATGGTTGCCAAGCAAACTGCGCAGGCCGACTGA